In Notolabrus celidotus isolate fNotCel1 chromosome 22, fNotCel1.pri, whole genome shotgun sequence, one genomic interval encodes:
- the lrfn5a gene encoding leucine-rich repeat and fibronectin type-III domain-containing protein 5 isoform X1: MERLLLCVMLAVAMAVRAQICPKRCVCQILSPNLATLCAKKGLLFVPPNIDRHTVELRLADNFVTSVKRKDFANMTRLVDLTLSRNTISFITPYAFSDLDNLRALHLNSNRLTRIGNDTFSGMSKLHHLILNNNQLMLINQGAFNDLLALEELDLSYNNLDSIPWEAIQRMTSLHTLSLDHNMFDFIPEGTFSLLQKLNRLDVTSNKLQKLPPDPLFQRAQVLATSGIMTSTSFALSFGGNPLHCNCELLWLRRLNREDDLETCASPQHLSGRYFWSIPEEEFLCEPPLITRYSHEMRVLEGQRVALRCKARGDPEPAIHWISPEGKLVSNSSRTLVYTNGTLDILISTVKDTGSFTCISSNPAGEAHQTVDLVIIKLPHISNNTNNIQEPDPGSSDISTSTRGGANGSNVTGDVKGGVDKRVVTAEATSSTALIKFNFQRTIPGIRMFQIQYNGSQDDSLVYRMIPPSSKNFLVNNLAAGTQYDLCVLAIYDDVITSLTATRVVGCVQFSTESEYMRCHFMQSQFLGGTMIIIIGGIIVASVLVFIIILMIRYKVCNPGEGGKGVSLSMTNVHSQTNGSQSQGCTVTPSASKHGSIGLDDLSGGSKKRSAAGGGGGKDTVTQSSDSSLPDCSTATSILSQSWAAKSPTAGGGEREKAGEERVLASVSSPTTTNGSLTKPKRKPAPGKPGSACSNTSAASENLTSPSPRPPSSSSSALLPSSTPLENLNTNRNNSTSLNQTPPPFVPSPFSSPLTTPSPVPSIRFRETPILRRAPRAHSSASSSAKYKTLPVEEGGRSRARRRYSFSEGGDTKTHSSHQGGPVPKLGRIMRNKRSQSMSGMLLPKDGDGDSDRGRCDSDWILESTV, translated from the exons ATGGAGAGGCTGTTGCTGTGCGTGATGCTGGCAGTTGCCATGGCGGTGCGGGCACAGATCTGCCCCAAGCGTTGCGTATGTCAGATCCTGTCACCCAATCTGGCAACCCTCTGTGCCAAGAAAGGTCTACTATTTGTGCCGCCCAACATTGACAGGCACACAGTGGAACTACGGCTGGCCGACAACTTTGTCACAAG TGTGAAGAGGAAAGACTTTGCAAACATGACACGGCTGGTAGACTTAACATTATCCAGAAACACCATCTCCTTCATCACACCTTATGCCTTTTCTGATTTGGATAACCTCAGAGCGCTTCACCTCAACAG TAACAGACTGACGAGGATAGGCAATGATACATTCAGTGGGATGTCGAAGCTTCACCACCTGATTCTGAACAACAACCAGCTGATGCTCATCAACCAGGGAGCATTCAACGACCTGCTGGCACTGGAAGAATTAGACCTCAGCTACAATAACCTGGATTCTATTCCTTGGGAGGCCATCCAG AGAATGACAAGCCTCCACACATTGAGTTTAGACCACAACATGTTCGACTTCATCCCAGAGGGAACATTTTCCCTGCTCCAGAAGCTCAACCGGCTGGACGTCACTTCTAACAAACTCCAAAAGCTACCACCAGACCCACTTTTTCAACGAGCACAG GTCTTGGCCACTTCAGGGATCATGACCTCTACTTCTTTTGCGCTCTCATTTGGCGGGAaccctctccactgtaactgtGAGCTACTGTGGCTGCGAAGGCTGAACAGGGAGGATGACCTTGAGACGTGTGCTTCACCCCAACACCTCTCCGGACGATACTTCTGGTCCATTCCTGAAGAGGAATTCCTCTGTGAACCTCCACTCATCACCCGATACTCCCATGAAATGAGGGTGCTTGAAGGGCAGAGAGTCGCGCTCAG GTGTAAAGCAAGAGGAGACCCAGAGCCAGCCATCCACTGGATCTCTCCTGAGGGCAAGCTGGTATCCAACTCCTCAAGAACGTTGGTCTACACAAACGGGACTCTGGACATCCTCATCAGCACTGTTAAAGACACGGGCTCCTTCACCTGCATCTCCTCCAACCCTGCTGGTGAAGCCCATCAAACAGTCGACCTGGTCATCATAAAACTCCCTCACATCtccaacaacaccaacaacatccAGGAGCCTGACCCGGGGTCGTCTGACATTTCCACATCAACCCGAGGCGGGGCCAATGGGAGCAATGTGACGGGGGACGTGAAGGGCGGGGTGGATAAGAGGGTGGTGACAGCTGAGGCCACGTCATCCACTGCTCTTATCAAGTTCAACTTCCAGAGGACTATTCCAGGCATCAGGATGTTCCAGATACAGTACAACGGGAGCCAGGATGACTCACTGGTTTACAG AATGATCCCTCCATCCAGCAAGAACTTCCTGGTCAACAATCTGGCTGCAGGGACCCAGTACGACCTCTGCGTGCTGGCCATCTACGATGATGTCATCACCTCCCTGACAGCCACCCGCGTGGTCGGCTGTGTGCAGTTCAGCACCGAGTCGGAGTACATGAGATGTCATTTTATGCAGTCTCAGTTCCTCGGTGGGACTATGATCATCATCATCGGAGGGATAATAGTGGCCTCTGTGCTCGTTTTCATCATCATCCTGATGATACGTTACAAG GTGTGTAACCCCGGTGAGGGAGGGAAAGGCGTTTCACTGTCAATGACCAATGTTCACTCACAGACCAACGGCTCGCAGTCACAAGGATGCACGGTGACTCCAAGCGCCTCTAAACACGGCTCAATTGGATTAGACGACCTCTCGGGAGGCTCAAAGAAGAGGAGCGCAGCAGGAGGAGGCGGGGGCAAGGATACCGTGACTCAGTCTTCAGACTCTTCCCTGCCTGACTGCTCCACAGCTACATCCATTCTCAGCCAGTCTTGGGCAGCCAAAAGCCCAACAGCTGGAGGTGGGGAACGGGAGAAGGCGGGTGAGGAGAGAGTTCTAGCTAGCGTATCTTCACCCACCACCACCAACGGTTCACTAACCAAGCCAAAGCGGAAGCCCGCGCCAGGTAAGCCAGGATCGGCTTGCTCAAACACCTCGGCTGCTTCTGAAAATCTCACCTCCCCTTCCCCTCGCCCTCCTTCCTCCAGCTCATCCgctctcctcccttcctctacCCCTCTAGAAAATCTCAACACCAACCGCAATAACTCAACATCTCTAAACCAAACCCCTCCTCCCTTTGTGCCATCTCCTTTCTCCAGCCCTCTCACCACCCCGAGCCCGGTCCCCTCCATCCGATTCAGAGAGACACCCATCCTGCGCAGGGCTCCCCGTGCCCACTCCTCCGCCTCTTCCTCCGCCAAGTACAAGACTCTCCCtgtagaggagggagggaggagcagGGCAAGAAGGAGGTACTCGTTTAGTGAAGGAGGTGATACAAAGACTCACTCATCCCATCAGGGAGGACCAGTGCCCAAATTAGGGCGTATAATGCGGAACAAAAGGAGCCAATCAATGAGCGGGATGCTGCTCCCCAAAGACGGTGATGGGGACTCAGACAGAGGGCGGTGCGACTCAGACTGGATTCTAGAAAGCACCGTTTGA
- the lrfn5a gene encoding leucine-rich repeat and fibronectin type-III domain-containing protein 5 isoform X2, whose protein sequence is MERLLLCVMLAVAMAVRAQICPKRCVCQILSPNLATLCAKKGLLFVPPNIDRHTVELRLADNFVTSVKRKDFANMTRLVDLTLSRNTISFITPYAFSDLDNLRALHLNSNRLTRIGNDTFSGMSKLHHLILNNNQLMLINQGAFNDLLALEELDLSYNNLDSIPWEAIQRMTSLHTLSLDHNMFDFIPEGTFSLLQKLNRLDVTSNKLQKLPPDPLFQRAQVLATSGIMTSTSFALSFGGNPLHCNCELLWLRRLNREDDLETCASPQHLSGRYFWSIPEEEFLCEPPLITRYSHEMRVLEGQRVALRCKARGDPEPAIHWISPEGKLVSNSSRTLVYTNGTLDILISTVKDTGSFTCISSNPAGEAHQTVDLVIIKLPHISNNTNNIQEPDPGSSDISTSTRGGANGSNVTGDVKGGVDKRVVTAEATSSTALIKFNFQRTIPGIRMFQIQYNGSQDDSLVYRMIPPSSKNFLVNNLAAGTQYDLCVLAIYDDVITSLTATRVVGCVQFSTESEYMRCHFMQSQFLGGTMIIIIGGIIVASVLVFIIILMIRYKVCNPGEGGKGVSLSMTNVHSQTNGSQSQGCTVTPSASKHGSIGLDDLSGGSKKRSAAGGGGGKDTVTQSSDSSLPDCSTATSILSQSWAAKSPTAGGGEREKAGEERVLASVSSPTTTNGSLTKPKRKPAPALSPPRARSPPSDSERHPSCAGLPVPTPPPLPPPSTRLSL, encoded by the exons ATGGAGAGGCTGTTGCTGTGCGTGATGCTGGCAGTTGCCATGGCGGTGCGGGCACAGATCTGCCCCAAGCGTTGCGTATGTCAGATCCTGTCACCCAATCTGGCAACCCTCTGTGCCAAGAAAGGTCTACTATTTGTGCCGCCCAACATTGACAGGCACACAGTGGAACTACGGCTGGCCGACAACTTTGTCACAAG TGTGAAGAGGAAAGACTTTGCAAACATGACACGGCTGGTAGACTTAACATTATCCAGAAACACCATCTCCTTCATCACACCTTATGCCTTTTCTGATTTGGATAACCTCAGAGCGCTTCACCTCAACAG TAACAGACTGACGAGGATAGGCAATGATACATTCAGTGGGATGTCGAAGCTTCACCACCTGATTCTGAACAACAACCAGCTGATGCTCATCAACCAGGGAGCATTCAACGACCTGCTGGCACTGGAAGAATTAGACCTCAGCTACAATAACCTGGATTCTATTCCTTGGGAGGCCATCCAG AGAATGACAAGCCTCCACACATTGAGTTTAGACCACAACATGTTCGACTTCATCCCAGAGGGAACATTTTCCCTGCTCCAGAAGCTCAACCGGCTGGACGTCACTTCTAACAAACTCCAAAAGCTACCACCAGACCCACTTTTTCAACGAGCACAG GTCTTGGCCACTTCAGGGATCATGACCTCTACTTCTTTTGCGCTCTCATTTGGCGGGAaccctctccactgtaactgtGAGCTACTGTGGCTGCGAAGGCTGAACAGGGAGGATGACCTTGAGACGTGTGCTTCACCCCAACACCTCTCCGGACGATACTTCTGGTCCATTCCTGAAGAGGAATTCCTCTGTGAACCTCCACTCATCACCCGATACTCCCATGAAATGAGGGTGCTTGAAGGGCAGAGAGTCGCGCTCAG GTGTAAAGCAAGAGGAGACCCAGAGCCAGCCATCCACTGGATCTCTCCTGAGGGCAAGCTGGTATCCAACTCCTCAAGAACGTTGGTCTACACAAACGGGACTCTGGACATCCTCATCAGCACTGTTAAAGACACGGGCTCCTTCACCTGCATCTCCTCCAACCCTGCTGGTGAAGCCCATCAAACAGTCGACCTGGTCATCATAAAACTCCCTCACATCtccaacaacaccaacaacatccAGGAGCCTGACCCGGGGTCGTCTGACATTTCCACATCAACCCGAGGCGGGGCCAATGGGAGCAATGTGACGGGGGACGTGAAGGGCGGGGTGGATAAGAGGGTGGTGACAGCTGAGGCCACGTCATCCACTGCTCTTATCAAGTTCAACTTCCAGAGGACTATTCCAGGCATCAGGATGTTCCAGATACAGTACAACGGGAGCCAGGATGACTCACTGGTTTACAG AATGATCCCTCCATCCAGCAAGAACTTCCTGGTCAACAATCTGGCTGCAGGGACCCAGTACGACCTCTGCGTGCTGGCCATCTACGATGATGTCATCACCTCCCTGACAGCCACCCGCGTGGTCGGCTGTGTGCAGTTCAGCACCGAGTCGGAGTACATGAGATGTCATTTTATGCAGTCTCAGTTCCTCGGTGGGACTATGATCATCATCATCGGAGGGATAATAGTGGCCTCTGTGCTCGTTTTCATCATCATCCTGATGATACGTTACAAG GTGTGTAACCCCGGTGAGGGAGGGAAAGGCGTTTCACTGTCAATGACCAATGTTCACTCACAGACCAACGGCTCGCAGTCACAAGGATGCACGGTGACTCCAAGCGCCTCTAAACACGGCTCAATTGGATTAGACGACCTCTCGGGAGGCTCAAAGAAGAGGAGCGCAGCAGGAGGAGGCGGGGGCAAGGATACCGTGACTCAGTCTTCAGACTCTTCCCTGCCTGACTGCTCCACAGCTACATCCATTCTCAGCCAGTCTTGGGCAGCCAAAAGCCCAACAGCTGGAGGTGGGGAACGGGAGAAGGCGGGTGAGGAGAGAGTTCTAGCTAGCGTATCTTCACCCACCACCACCAACGGTTCACTAACCAAGCCAAAGCGGAAGCCCGCGCCAG CCCTCTCACCACCCCGAGCCCGGTCCCCTCCATCCGATTCAGAGAGACACCCATCCTGCGCAGGGCTCCCCGTGCCCACTCCTCCGCCTCTTCCTCCGCCAAGTACAAGACTCTCCCtgtag